A genomic region of Venturia canescens isolate UGA chromosome 7, ASM1945775v1, whole genome shotgun sequence contains the following coding sequences:
- the Aprt gene encoding adenine phosphoribosyltransferase produces MEKSKKLQVVREAVQTYHNFPKDGILFRDVFGIFQNVIAMRALKDLLVEHTLLLQVDKIVGLDSRGFLIGPLISVELGKPFLPIRKKGKLPGYVVQKSYTLEYGEEIFEIQADNIDRGTRILIVDDLLATGGSMGAAIELLENCGAEIVECLVVMELSSLKGRHKIGVPVHSLIQYD; encoded by the exons AtggaaaagagcaaaaaacttCAAGTTGTGAGAGAAGCTGTTCAGACTTATCATAATTTTCCTAAAGATGGAATATTGTTCCG GGATGTTTTTGGCATCTTTCAAAATGTGATTGCCATGCGAGCTCTGAAGGATTTGTTAGTGGAACACACTCTTCTACTCCAAGTAGACAAGATCGTTGGTTTAGATTCTCGAGGGTTTCTCATTGGCCCTCTCATCAGTGTTGAACTGGGAAAGCCTTTTCTCCCTATTAGGAAAAAAGGGAAACTGCCAGGATACGTTGTGCAGAAAAGTTATACATTGGAATATGGTGAA gaaatatttgaaatccAAGCCGATAATATTGATAGGGGAACTAGAATTTTGATTGTTGATGATTTACTGGCAACCGGTG GTTCCATGGGAGCAGCAATTGAACTTTTGGAAAACTGTGGTGCAGAGATCGTGGAATGTCTTGTCGTGATGGAACTTTCGTCTTTGAAAGGTCGTCATAAAATTGGAGTTCCTGTACACTCTTTGATACAGTACGATTGA